One part of the Sphingopyxis sp. TUF1 genome encodes these proteins:
- a CDS encoding D-2-hydroxyacid dehydrogenase, whose product MTKTVTVLSGLIRPLVENRLPDWVEPRFFQSKDEALELAPAAEIGWFDMYDKKDMAAVITAATQLKWLSSIYAGVDGMPLDLLAERGTVVTNGAGINAITIAEYVVMGMLTVAKGYREVVRAQERREWLIDSPGKVELFGSKALLLGYGAIGKLIEERLKAFAVDVAVVRRSPGENTLTPDQWRARLSDFDWVILAVPATPETDGMIGAVELAAMKPTATLINIARGSVVDQDALVAALDAQRIAAAFLDVTTPEPLPADDPLWSLDNAHITMHLSGRAQDKMFVRSAERFLENLERWHKGEPVEPRVDLTLGY is encoded by the coding sequence ATGACCAAAACCGTCACCGTCCTGTCGGGCCTTATCCGCCCCCTCGTGGAAAACCGCCTTCCCGACTGGGTCGAGCCGCGCTTTTTCCAGTCGAAAGACGAAGCCCTCGAACTCGCACCCGCGGCGGAAATCGGCTGGTTCGACATGTATGACAAGAAGGACATGGCCGCGGTCATCACCGCGGCGACGCAGCTCAAATGGCTGAGCTCGATCTACGCGGGGGTCGACGGGATGCCACTCGACCTGCTCGCCGAACGCGGCACCGTCGTCACCAACGGCGCGGGGATCAACGCGATCACCATCGCCGAATATGTCGTGATGGGGATGCTCACCGTCGCCAAAGGATACCGCGAGGTCGTGCGTGCGCAGGAGCGGCGCGAGTGGCTGATCGATTCGCCCGGCAAGGTCGAACTGTTCGGGTCGAAGGCGCTGCTGCTGGGCTATGGCGCGATCGGCAAGCTGATCGAGGAACGGCTGAAGGCATTTGCGGTCGACGTCGCCGTGGTGCGCCGTTCGCCGGGCGAAAACACGCTGACCCCCGATCAGTGGCGCGCGCGGCTGAGCGATTTCGACTGGGTGATCCTCGCGGTGCCCGCAACCCCCGAAACCGACGGCATGATCGGCGCCGTCGAACTCGCCGCGATGAAGCCGACCGCGACGCTGATCAACATCGCGCGCGGCAGCGTCGTCGATCAGGACGCGCTCGTCGCGGCGCTCGATGCGCAACGTATTGCGGCTGCCTTCCTCGACGTGACCACCCCCGAACCGCTGCCCGCGGATGATCCGCTATGGAGCCTCGACAATGCGCATATCACCATGCACCTGTCGGGCCGCGCGCAGGACAAGATGTTTGTGCGGTCGGCAGAGCGGTTTCTGGAAAATTTGGAAAGGTGGCACAAGGGCGAGCCCGTCGAG
- the cysS gene encoding cysteine--tRNA ligase, producing the protein MTDAPAPSPLRLFNSLTRQLEEFRPVHPGEARVYSCGPTVYNYPHIGNMRAYVFADTLGRTLSFKGYKLTHVINITDVGHLTDDADAGEDKLEKAAAEKAQSIWDIARHYTEAYWADVKALNIRQPAHWSIATDYVPQMIEFAKAIADKHCYELDSGLYFDTATVTDYGRLARHSTDEGESRIDPVDGKRHPADFAIWRKTPPGETRQMEWDSPWGKGAPGWHLECSVMSEALLGFPFDIHTGGIDHREIHHPNEIAQNQAHSCSTDSGARVWMHNNFLVERSGKMSKSSGEFLRVQLLIDKGYHPLAYRLMCLQAHYRSELEFSWEGLGAALTRLKRMVMTVEKFGEDRTTASAYLPSEGTIARGYYDSFDRALSEDLNTPTALTGLEQMLGDKRLAVGAKADLLLTFESVLGLNLLELIRAELRIRPKSATITEAEIEATLTRRKEARAAKDFATSDKLRDELIAAGVEVMDGDPLGWDWRLDN; encoded by the coding sequence ATGACCGACGCCCCTGCCCCGTCCCCCCTCAGGTTGTTCAACAGCCTGACGCGCCAGCTGGAAGAATTCCGGCCCGTCCACCCCGGCGAGGCCCGCGTCTACAGCTGCGGGCCGACGGTCTACAACTATCCGCACATCGGCAATATGCGCGCCTATGTCTTTGCCGACACGCTGGGGCGGACGCTGTCGTTCAAGGGTTATAAGCTCACCCATGTCATCAACATCACCGACGTCGGTCATCTGACCGACGACGCCGATGCGGGCGAGGACAAGCTGGAAAAGGCCGCGGCCGAGAAGGCCCAGTCGATCTGGGACATCGCGCGCCATTATACCGAGGCCTATTGGGCCGACGTCAAGGCGCTGAACATCCGCCAACCCGCGCACTGGTCGATCGCCACCGATTACGTCCCGCAGATGATCGAGTTCGCCAAAGCGATCGCCGACAAGCATTGCTATGAGCTGGACAGCGGCCTCTATTTCGACACCGCGACCGTCACCGACTACGGCCGCCTCGCGCGCCACAGCACCGACGAGGGCGAAAGCCGCATCGACCCCGTCGACGGCAAACGTCATCCCGCCGACTTCGCCATCTGGCGCAAAACCCCGCCGGGCGAGACGCGCCAGATGGAATGGGACAGCCCATGGGGTAAGGGCGCACCCGGCTGGCACCTCGAATGCTCGGTGATGTCCGAAGCCCTGCTGGGCTTCCCCTTCGACATCCACACCGGCGGCATCGACCACCGCGAGATTCATCACCCGAATGAAATCGCGCAAAACCAGGCGCATAGCTGCTCGACCGACAGCGGCGCGCGCGTCTGGATGCACAATAATTTCCTCGTCGAACGCTCGGGCAAGATGTCAAAATCGAGCGGCGAGTTTCTGCGCGTGCAACTGCTGATCGACAAGGGCTACCACCCCCTCGCCTATCGCCTGATGTGCCTTCAGGCGCATTATCGCAGCGAGCTGGAATTCTCGTGGGAGGGACTGGGCGCGGCGCTGACGCGGCTCAAACGAATGGTGATGACGGTCGAAAAGTTCGGAGAGGATCGGACGACAGCCAGCGCCTATCTTCCGTCCGAAGGCACGATCGCACGAGGATATTACGACAGCTTCGATAGAGCACTTTCGGAAGATCTCAACACGCCGACCGCTTTGACCGGGCTTGAACAGATGCTGGGCGACAAGCGGTTAGCAGTCGGCGCCAAAGCCGACCTACTGCTTACGTTCGAATCTGTTCTTGGCTTAAATCTGCTTGAGCTCATCCGCGCAGAACTCCGCATCCGCCCCAAATCAGCCACCATCACCGAAGCCGAAATCGAAGCCACCCTAACCCGCCGCAAGGAAGCCCGCGCGGCCAAGGATTTCGCCACCTCCGACAAACTTCGCGACGAACTCATCGCCGCGGGCGTCGAGGTGATGGACGGTGACCCGCTCGGCTGGGACTGGCGGCTGGACAATTAA